ttaaataacaaattataattaataagtaaaGTCATTTCAGAAGGGAGTGAGAAGATATGGAAGTGGCAATGATTACCGCAGCAAGTAGACCAATCTCCACAGATGCAAACAGTACTCCAAAGAATGCTCCAGCGCATGCAAGAAAGTCTATCTTATCAACCTTCCAAATTTTGTAAGCTTCACTGAGGTCAATGAGTCCTGGTAGGGCAGAGAGAATCACAGAAGCAAGAATAGTTGTTggagtataaattaaaaatgaaatggaaaataattaggtttgacaaaaaaaatagataggGAATGAATATGGTAACTTCGTATATTGTATTAATTAAGTTGAGggtttcatatataattataattataattggttACTCACAGTAAGGGCAACGACAGCAACCACTAGTCCAATTTTGGCCACTTCTCCAATGTAGGGGTTGTTGAAGTCTAACTGATGGATGGAGCTTggattcaaccccccttttacATGTTTCACAATTTTAACTCCATTTTTATCAGCTCTTGTGATAAACACAATTAGAGTTGACACAACAACAGATACAAGAGGAGAGATTGATGCCAACCAGAAtagtttcttcttccttttaccCTGCCAATTAATTAgcacaaattaatttcaaactaGAGGGAATTGAACAAAGACATAGTAATATTTAAGAGTTGGTTCAGTTATATCGCCTACCAAAAATCTCGTCGTTAGGATGAAGACCAAGAACGAGCATCCCAAGATAAAATTTCGAGGGTTCCACTGTAATTCAACATATATGTTAGCATTGATGATATGCGTATGCAtgatgaaattatatttattagttctaggaaattttaataattacattTCTTGTGCCTGTTTAATTTGGAAGctaattagttattattttacctttccACTAATAAATGGATGCAGAATATgagtgattatttttttaaaaagttatcaaaaaaaagtaaataataatatttttaaaaataaatcaaattaaacacgTACCTAATCcatcagattttttttaattaaggggacaataaacaaacaaacagaaaacaactacatgttttttaatcattaaacttatgcttaataatatttataattaaatttattataataaatgtaCTGAATGGTGAATTGGAATCTGGTTCCAAAACTATTGCAGCATGGGATAGGAAATCCACAAGGAACCCAAGTCTGTTAAATTTTAATGGATGGCAAAGTTAAAAAAGATCACTCTCAACCTTATgggaaacttataaaaatataatgataggAATATGAGCATAGTATGTTAATTAATTGTTCACCTGAGGAGTCCGAAGGAAGTCTGAAAGATACCAGCAAAGAGAGTAGCAAGCAAAATCAGCTTTGTATAACCCACTGGATCAGTAGCAGGGTCTACTAATTTCTCCATCATTGAGGATAACAAAAGAGAAACCACTGCCACTGGACCAATTGCTATCTCCCTCGAGGTTCCCATTACAGCATAGATAAGTGGTGGTACCACACTtgtatctaaatcattttatttcacaAATTAGTAATAAACCAATATCGAGtactaaatttattatttaaaaaggcATCATATGGAATGAAAAACAATTGTAATGATAATAAGTAGGAAAAAAAGAAGTGGCTTACAAAGGCCATATTGAGGATCAAGATGTGCCAAGGTGGCATACCCAATGCTCtgcattgaaaattgaaaacatcacacaacaAGCAGAAATAGTTCTATATCAATTGCAAGTGGTAGCTtagcttaattatatataaattaattataataacataTGCAATATGTATACCTGGGGAATACAAAGACTAGCAATAGTGAGACCTGCAAGAAGATCTTTCCTGAACTTAGTAGCAGTGTAGTTTCTGCCCCAAGCAAGAATTGGAAAAACCACCTGCAGAACTGAAAGGAGGAGTGTGGTGCAGGGTTGATCTATGAGAGAGGAAAGTTTATGTTTATAGTGGGAGATAGTTTTGCTCACAGAATCTGCAACCACACGCCATGGACTTGGGGGCTCATGAGCGTTAAGCACCCACTGAGACCTTATATCCTTCGCGTTCTTCTCAATGTCAACCTGCATGTGCAAATCCTCTGATTTGCAGGTTTCCATAGCTGAAGAAGCCATGTTGAAGTGTTTGGGAGAACTTTGTCTCGTGAAAAACTGACCAACTACATTCTCATGTGATGTGACTTACCTGTGAATTGCAAAGCTATGAAGTTGAAGGACTTGGGGTTAGAAAGCACCTTAAATAACGCAACAAAAGGCCTTGCTTCATTTTCAcaccaaatatatataaaaaaaatacatatatatatataaaagagataTGAACTAAAGGATTCGGGATTCGGCACATATACACTCTTAATTAATGATTCTCACTTTCATACATGAAAATAATATCTCCATCATGAAAgacttaaatttattaatatgaaattattctaACTTAAGTGACGATCATGAGTTTAAATTATGTAACTTACTTAATTCGACTCAAATAATACTTATGAAAAGCTCAAATAATACTTATGAAGGATACTCAtaatctatattaaaaaaattagagaaaaacttttataatttttaatattacaatttttttttactaataaatggaagtaaaaaaaacataggaaagccaaaaaaaaaggcaaataaaaatagtgttgTTGGTTctaaataaaaaggaagaaaaaaaaggtcaaACAAGTCACAATTAAGAGAAGCTGGCAAATTAAACACGAGGAAAAGAGTTGAAAATAAATCCTACATTAGcataattataaacaaataaaaagagtaTACAAGCAAGATTATTACAAGTAGATACTCCATTTTCAGAAAAACAGTTCACTCAAACTACAAGTCCACCATCTCATGATCGTATGGCCTGCCAACAAATTTTAATAAGCTGAAAATGTCTGTTACAGAACATATAACAGGAGTTGACATATGTGCCTCACATCTGATCAATAGGAAGTTGACATATGTACAGAAAAATGATATTCAAGCCAGCATAAAATATATCTCCACCACCTACCAGTTCATAAAAACCAGAGTTAGTGAACTTATTAAATTCAAACTCTAAATTCTGTTGTAACAATTGAGCCTACCCAAGAATAAGGCAACTAAAGCTCAAGCTTTAGAaccacaaacaaaaaattatttgttattagctttttgtaaaacaaaaagtatgacaTATGTTAATAAAAACCATTTCATACACTCTGCAAAACCATTTCATACAGTATTTGTAGTGTACTCTCAATGGAAATACACTTATGAGATAacctctaatatttttttatcagtgaaAAACTctataaaaaaaggtaaaaccAAAAGACAGAAACTCCAAGGACCTTATAAGTCCAATCAGCTGAGCCCACTGAGCATCAACAGTACTCCATTGATCCCCtcaataaccaaaaaaatatgaaatacggCATGTGAGAATAGGGTCAGAGAGGATAACATTAGCACAGACCATGATATCAAAGATGGTTGACAGACACGAAATCTTGTttgcaaaacaagaaaaaagattCACTACATAAATAAAAGACATAACTAGTTATATTAGCATCTAAAATACTAGAAAAAAGAAGTGCCAAGTGATGAAATGatagaaaagaataataaaatcatatatgtcCAAACAAACTTATATCACCAAATGCCTCCTAAAGGACCTGTAGATGAACCTTCCTCTGCACCTTCTTGTCTCAAACAATGGGGAGTACTCAACCCTCCCCATAATAACTATGCTAATTATGTGTGTCTTGTTCTACACAATTTGGTTTTTTTGCTATTAGTTGCATTGGTATTTTGTAGCCAATACCAAGGCATTATTGGCATTTGAAAGTTTGTATTTAATTGACTTATTTTCCATTGAGTTTAGCGTgcctttttttaaaaggatattGCTGCATAATTTGGTGGTAATAGAATATAATAAGAGTTCCATTATAATAGAATATAATAAGGCAAGGAAAGCCAATGATACACCTGCTACCTGCTGGTAATAGAATATAATACCATCATTATTGTTTAATAAGAGTTCCATTAAGAATATTTAAATCATTCCCCACCTAACATACGAATTCAAAGACTCTGT
The sequence above is a segment of the Glycine soja cultivar W05 unplaced genomic scaffold, ASM419377v2 tig00105717_1_pilon, whole genome shotgun sequence genome. Coding sequences within it:
- the LOC114404686 gene encoding sulfate transporter 2.1-like, which gives rise to MASSAMETCKSEDLHMQVDIEKNAKDIRSQWVLNAHEPPSPWRVVADSVSKTISHYKHKLSSLIDQPCTTLLLSVLQVVFPILAWGRNYTATKFRKDLLAGLTIASLCIPQSIGYATLAHLDPQYGLYTSVVPPLIYAVMGTSREIAIGPVAVVSLLLSSMMEKLVDPATDPVGYTKLILLATLFAGIFQTSFGLLRLGFLVDFLSHAAIWNPRNFILGCSFLVFILTTRFLGKRKKKLFWLASISPLVSVVVSTLIVFITRADKNGVKIVKHVKGGLNPSSIHQLDFNNPYIGEVAKIGLVVAVVALTYTPTTILASVILSALPGLIDLSEAYKIWKVDKIDFLACAGAFFGVLFASVEIGLLAAGTQRFLQRLELYASVVMGLEAPALVNGQNLAITYNVFLGNHTIFETEPFLDVIVKTELLSESIAFHVQSLDSVHMNF